Part of the Benincasa hispida cultivar B227 chromosome 11, ASM972705v1, whole genome shotgun sequence genome, acctTTGATGAAagataatatatttttcaaagaatTTTAATATCTTtcgataaatataatatttttttcaaaatttttcaataaCTTTCGATAAAGACTATAATTTTCAAAGGGTTTTTGAGTTCTTTGAtaaacataatatttttttcaaaggtttcaATAACCTTCAATAAACATAGATAATTTTCAAAAGGTTTTTTTAATGTCCTCCAAAGGTTTTCAATAACCTTCGATAAAccgtaaatattttttaaaggcTTTTAAATCCCTccaattaatataacattttccAAAGATTTTTTATAACCTTCGTTAAAAGAGGGTCgaaataggttttttttttttttttttttttttttttttttttttttttttttttgtagtgaaCCTCTTTAATTATCTAACAGACAGAGTAAATTAGCATTTCTAAACTTGGCCCTTGTGTTTTCCCAAGACAGAGTTTATATAAAATGGATCAAAACATAGCCAATGTAGCCACTATTTTCAATCTTTTATGAGTTTTTCtagaataaaattttcataaagatCATTTGGGAAACAAGTTTTGTTTTGGTTTGATATTTGTGCACTAGCCACTCTTTTTTTGGTTGCTCGAGCATGTGGTAGTCATCTTTTgctctaatattttttttcctactgATGGTGAACAAAAACTTCACTTGTAGAATTATTTGGGAAGTGAAAGGTGTTCATATGGATCAGATAGCTCAAGATATAAGACTTGATCTTCAATTGATAGATCTAAACTCCTCTTTTTTATGTCTAAATCTAACTCTTTCTATCAAGATTAAAGTTTCCAAATGAACGTTTATCTTCTTTGGCATTTTCCTCATGGTTCAATTGTTCATATAATTATGGATGACTTTAGGATTTATGGTTAATATCCTTATAATGgaacatttatttctttatatcTTCTGAAGAGTCTAATCTAAAGCTTGTTCTATATCTCCCTACCTTTATGTGCAAAGAACATCATACTATTTTGAATGTGAGGCCTAATGCAAATGTTGCTACCTTTTATTAGGTATCCTATGAGTAATTTAGAATTCtttagaaaatttgttttcacaAGATCAAATGTTGTTCCCTTTTGTTTGGTATTTTGTGGGTAGCTTTAGTATGTGAGAAAtgagaaatgaaaatttatttgaatttgtttAGTATGAATGTTGGTTTCCTCAGTCATATTGGTATGATTAAGTATTTGTCCGATGAGCTATTTGAATTTTAGCCAAGTAATTGAATTGCTTAGATCAATTCTCTAGCTCTTAATTGTTGCCATGTTTGAATTCAACAACTAAGGTTTTGAGGTATGGTGGATCAACTTTTCTCTGTTTGTTGAATTTTTCATTGGATATGAAGTGTTGGTGCGGTTTCCTCCTTTCAAGATCTCCAAACCTCTATGTTTAAATGAAATGCTTTATTTTTATagtatcattttaatttaaactcttAGCACTGCAAAGATTTTAGTTCGTATGCTCGAGGAAGGACCATTATGTACTGGTGGTCTCTTCGTTTAAAGAGTCTTGGTGGTTTGATTTATACTTTTTTGTTggatatttttcatatttttgtgaTTTGCTTTGCTAAGAGAGTTTCATGGAGTAAAAAGAATTGCTTTTTAATAATATGTTTTGGTTTTGATTGATATTGAAAATGTTTCATTTTCAATTCAAGCATGTATCTTGTTGTATTACCTAAGTTGATTTTGACCGTCTTGAGACAAGCAAGAACTAGTTTCAAGTAtttgtcattttattttttatagagAATGAATCAATTGGAACTTGAAATTGTAGTTAATGCACTTAATGTAGGTTATTTTCCAttcatgactttttttttttatccaatttaatctttataatcTCTAGACTTCATTTTTTTAGATGTTAAAAGCTTTGTTGATGGATGAATCACGTTCCATAAGAAGAAGTTATATGCGGAGTTGAGCAAACGACTTATTCAAACCCATGAAAAAACACATTGAGAATCTGGTAATAATTCATCAGATCCTTGACTCCTCCATAGCTACATTTTCCACAAGTGCACGATGGATGATATGAGGCTAATTCACGGTATAGAGTTTTCAATCGAATGAGTAAGTAGTCATTGACTGTTGATCTTGCACAATATTCGATAAATCTTGTCGTAATTTGAAAGATGCGAGGACAATTCTTCCTTTGGTATCATTCTTGAAGCTCTTTCTAGATGACTTGAGCGTTGTCAAAGTAAAGAACACTTACATAAATTTCGTTAGAGATTGAGTTGAAGATCTAGGCTATAACTACGTGATTGTACATGATCCAAGAATGAATATTAGGATAATTCGAATCAGGCTTAGAAATTGTTCCATAAAAAAATCCAATCTTGTTCTTGACAGTAAGGGCTATGACCATGGATCGACTCCAGGAGACGTAATTGATTTCGGTAAAGAGATATGAAACCAAAACAAGACTTGTATTGTCGGTATGGTAAAGATAAAATGGATCCATGTAGTTGCTCACAAGAGAttatgatgaagaagatgaagcagtGACGAACGAAGAGGTAGGGTTGACTGGATCTTTGTTTGCCTTTGATGAAGAAAAAGAATCGAGCTCGGAAAAATCAGAGGCCCAAATTTTGCTCTAATACCATATTAGTTTAGTGAAAGTAAATAAACTTGGAActgaattattttaaaaaaacatccCTAAACTTTACACTTTATGTCAAAAATATCCCTgaagtttcaaaagtttaaaaaatatctttaaactttcaaaaggaattaaaaaaatatatatcattgcTTTTAGTTTTGGATAGAAACAATtcaagttttgtttaaaaaatacccctGAACTTTCAAAACGTTTGAAAAATACCCTTAActtaataaaagttcaaaaatacctcCACCTTTAGTATTCGAACAAAAATCGTCGTGACAAAAGTGACTTTAAagatagaaaaaaatttaaaaaatgctcctatgatcaatttgtttgaaattttcttaaatttgaaaagaattaattttaaaataaattataagatACCCTCATTTCTTTCATATAGGTACTCtcatatttcttttaatttttcaatttttaacttACACGAATTTTCTAAACCAAAATTTAAGTCAAAACATAAAATAccacaaaatttcacaaaattccaaaatcaaaatcaaaattccaaaatcaaaatcttctCTTAAACATACAAAAACGataaaaagtcaaataaaaaagtatttGACTATTTGGAAGTGCAAATTGGAATGAGTATCTCTTCGTGCGCGTGTATTAAATGGAGAGCATTGTAGCGCCATAGGGCAGGACTACAACGCTCTCCTAGCAAAAGTGGCAGAGGGCACAAGTGTTGTAGCACTTGCGTAATGTCGTGCCTCCCCTTGCTCAATTTCACTGTTTTGTGTCGCGTTACTTGCTAATTGCTCCATTTAAGTCCGAGTTACATTCGGAACGTCCCGATGGCTTCTTTTGCTCGATAACCTAtctaagaactaaaataaatattaaattcctaaGAACCAACATCATTTAAGctaatactttttttatttgactatttatcgtTTTGGTATGTTTCAAtaggagattttgattttggaattttgtggtatcttatgttttaacttaaaatgttggtttttattttggttgttaAGAAATTTGGTGTAAGCtaagaattggaaaattaagagaaatatgagtGTGCCTATATGAAAAGAaatgaatatatttatataaattactttaaaattggttcttttcgaacttaagaaaacttcaaacaagTTCATCAGTAGGAgcattttttaatcatttttatttttaaagtcattttttttttgtcacgaAGAATTAACAATTTTTGTTCAAATACTGACGATGGaggtattttttaatttttattaagttaagagtatttttgaaacgttttgaaagttcaaaggtatttttgaaataaaactttaACAGTTTTCATCCGAAACTAATGGCAATGgtatttttttaactctttttaaaagtttaagggtaattttgaaacttttaaaattacagGACATTTTTCACACAAAATGTAAAGttcatgaatattttttttataatttaaccttattACTATATAAATAGGTCAAAAGAATACAAAAGGAAAGTAGGAGTGTTCGTagattggattggattgggttgaaggactttttaaacccaacccaattgttcgggttgtaaattttttcaactcaaataaccctcattaaaaaatgaactcaaccaacccaaccatgaaatatttgggttgagttggttcggTTTATTcaggtcatttatttaatttttttataaaaggaagtaaaatgttaataggTAAAAATTCGATttaactattttcatatatgaattaagattaacaacttaatttcaatttatacaaatgtataatttttttcaaagtgcaaaaaaaacaacaatttttaagagttgttgaagaataaattatataagaaactgataaaattaaaaaaaaaactaaaataaatatatgtatatctaaTTGTACATAAGAAAAAAAGCAAATTACATTCTAAAGTTGATAATAagtttgggttggttcgggttggttTTGGTTATTTTAGGTGACTCATGAACCAACCTAACCcatgaaattttcatttatttgaaccaaaCTCAACCCAAAAGAATTCATAATCCAATCCAAACCGAacggttggattgggttgatcgattttttcgggtcatcagATTTTTTGAACACTTTGTAGAAAGTACAATTTAATACAGACGAAAATACAAATCTACCCTCAAtggaaaaatacaaaaatatccCAAACAGAAACAAGTTGTGGTTTTACGCAATAGAAGCATTCAATGGATTCATTTATTAGGATAATGTGTGTGGTTTGAAAACGAGACAAATTTGGTGTTAGTTGAGCTTAATTTCATAGTTATAACGCCAACTAAAACTCACTACCCAGCATCTGTTTCCAGAAAAAATTGATGCGTTTGATTAAGTTGTTGATGGtgttaattaaaaatatcaatccaaaattaaatgaaaaaaatgactCTCGATTATGATAGCTCGTGACCATGTGACacgtaataaaaataaaaataaaccaaaataaagaCATAAGTGAAATGTCTATAATTAATGAGTTTAATTTAATGACGTGGTGGGTTTTGCAAGTTGAAGTGACCAAATACAAGaacttcttccttcttttttttcttcgttTTTGTTTTGCACTAATCGCTGTTCATGGCGCCCGATGTCCTTGTGTGTTTGAAATAagtatttaattgaaaaaatgggtcattttaaaagaaatataaatatttgataatgagctttttaatctattttaataggtttttatcaaaagtgtttgaatataaataatttttttaaaaaacatttttctcaAATCAGTTCCAAAGGGGGATAATTAAAAGGATATTAttcttttagaaactatttaagaaaatatttagaacaatatccttttaattttcccccttaggtcgaattttcaaccctcgatcTTCCCCTTTCGCTTTACATTTGCACGTCGAACTTTGAACTCTTAACTTTGTCCtaatattattattgagtctgtttaattatcattctggAGATCTTCCTTATAATTAGTTGATGTGGAGAGAACGAAAGACCTTCTTCGTTCCGGAGACCTTTCTCATAAcattcataattatttgatgtgttaaaaataattttgtattgggagagaacgaaagagagaagagtaagagagagaacgagattatgggagcgagattttgaaagagagcgagattttaatagggaaaaataacatttgagttttaattAAGTTTCGCtgtttttatcacttttaaaattaaatttaaaatttcacttctaataatttttaattaattaatagaaatcaatatcaattattgaaaataagtatttaataaaaaattaagattaaaagggtaaaatcttgaaatccagggattaaataaaacaaaactcaaatctcaaatctcaaaggtaaaattataacattttgaaatttagagattaaattgaaacaaaaatcaaaacttaaaaCCAAATAGTAGCATTTAAAACTTAagaaccaaatagaaactagagtCAAAACTTAggataaaaaaacatattattcCCTATTTAATATTAAGGGGAAGAATGAGTAGAAATGATTTGAAAGTTAATTGTTATAGTTTATCAAATACTTTTTTATCTATAATCTTCTtttagtaacaatttaatcttaaaaaacatttctaacaaattattttttataaatatatttaatccaTGAATTTTAACATGAAAACAATtaggtaaaagaaaaatatttagctACATTCCAAATATTACATATCTTTGTGCATTCTATCAAATTGTCCAattataatttatcaaaattggtctcttttttttattttttaattatttttattttgaagtgTGGTAAGAAGAGAACATAAAATGGTGATGCGAGATCTACCTTGGTAAATTTGACAATAATTCAATGAGAAGTAAACAAAATCCTTGAAAGTGGCGCATTGGGGCTTATAAAGAGAGGGCTTGTTTGTGTTTCGGCTATCATTgttttttaatctcattttttACCAGTCAGAAAGTATTAAAATGATAAGAGTcaggaaaaatatatatataaaaaaaaaaacggataGAAGAGTAATATGTGGGGGAAAAGACGAGAGATGTTAGAGAATATGTGCACAGTTAGAAGAAGAGGAAACTAAGAGGAAATAGATTATTAAATTCATAATGATATTGGGAATTCGCAATGAGAAGAGTCATTGGAATCACATACACACAATAGTAGTAGAAAGCAGAAgtagagaaaaagaagatgaaggtGGGCATCGGAAATAATGAAGAAAGTAGCCATGCCCTTTATTCACTCTGCTATTAATTATGGTGTGGGAATTAAAGCTACCTAAAGCTACCACTAGTAATATAATGAGTAATATTTTGTAGTAGTAGGCGTAGGCGGTGGATGATTATGATCCTCAGTTCACCCTGCAACCAAAATTGGGCGatgaaatttaaattagaaaagcAGTAGAAGTAatgatattaataaaaataatatggaTAGGGAGGAAAGGGATAATAGATATACTTGGTGCAGTCGGTGTTGGGGCTGATCTTGTAAGGAATGCTCACGCCGCACTTGCTGGGAAGGCCAGCGGCGGCGCCAACGTCGATGCCTCGGATGCTATTGGCAGCATTCTTCAAGCAATAGCAAGCGGCGCGGCGATCGGCAGGGGTGGAGGCTTGGCTCTTGAGATTCCTAACCCCGTTGCAACATGCTGGTGGGGGTATTCCTGTTGGGGCTTTCAAATATCCGATGCAAGGCCCCACTGCCCCAGCCACTGCCCCGCACGAAATAGCAGCTTCACTCACCACCATACACATCATCACAACCCCCACAATCATCATAACCTTCATGCTCCTCTCCATCTCCATTTCTTTcgtcaattttcttttcttctcaaaCTCACTCACTCACTCAATTCCTTTTCTATTTGcttttcttgctctctctctctcaactgCCTGTGGATGAAACGCCCCTGGTTCGGGTGTTTATATAGCCACCCCCATTCATCACACTGCATATATCCCATCCCATGCATTTATGACGCAACCCGGACTAGGGGTTGGTGGTAGTTGAGTCAGTCTTCACTCCACTCCACACTGGACCCATCCTCTTCCCCTTCCCTTCCCATTATAATTacttttccattttccatcatTTACCCTTCATCTTTCCCTCCCTTCCccccatgtttttttttttttattttctatttttaattaagAGTATTTTATGCTCATTTCATTTGTAGTCAATTTTTACTTAAACCATCAACAATTAAATTAGCAACACTATTGGAGAATGTCGGTTAATTTAGTAGATAGATAGAAAGCTACAAGATTGGTAACATTGGGAAAACATTACAGTATTTCTATTCTACTGTAGCTGGTCCTGAGACGTCCAATAAATGCATATGAATACAGACGGCCTACCTAGCACGAATTCCAAGATTGTGAAGACATGCCCTACCACTCTCACCCAACCACGTGTCACTTGTTTCCTGATGCCCAATTAATggcttttttttcttaatagaaAAAAGGTTCGTTCAAAATTTGGCATCTCAACAATAGTTGGACGATggagttttgtttcttttctcaaGCTTCATTGGGACCTGGGAGCCATTGTAAAGGCAGATAACTTTCCACAGAACAACAGGTTTCTACAAAAATGGTAAATACAATTAATATGCTGCGGAATTGGATCAACAGATCCATGCCCAACTCTTTAACCAGATTCAATAACGCAACTACGAAATAACTCAACTTTTTCCTCATACAATAAAGATTTTTCAATATTGCCCTGCTTAATACCAAATACTCTCTTTTGTCATCCATCTA contains:
- the LOC120089704 gene encoding non-specific lipid-transfer protein 1-like; translation: MEMERSMKVMMIVGVVMMCMVVSEAAISCGAVAGAVGPCIGYLKAPTGIPPPACCNGVRNLKSQASTPADRRAACYCLKNAANSIRGIDVGAAAGLPSKCGVSIPYKISPNTDCTKVN